A genomic stretch from Coregonus clupeaformis isolate EN_2021a chromosome 23, ASM2061545v1, whole genome shotgun sequence includes:
- the LOC121536831 gene encoding WD repeat, SAM and U-box domain-containing protein 1, with amino-acid sequence MLITGQERNNIYWDKMVSLICTLQDHRDEVNWCAFSPTLLATCSGDKTIRIYNTNDFSELPFSPLSGHGYGVHCCSFSVCGIYLVTCSTDASTIIWSMATGEVTAKLEHPGRSPVRVCSLSPYSSLLLSGASDGTLALWDFHTKKLRKSKAVTESTVTACCFTPCGQMFVTGCTSGDIKVWDLDMKQLYAEKDAHDMGVTCCQFAPQFDIDLSSVEFRLASCGQDSQLKVWIVSQHGAAACEMKLLHTLTGQSAPVLSCAFSSDGELLVSGSVDKTATVYNASDGVLLHTLKRHESFVTVCAFSPTLPLMATGSMDKKVNVWRIADGDSGQAESRNPSCQGAGRKLPGHSRLLVSDWSEEDVLAWLNEEGLEELVTTFTTNNIDGPELLCLTKETMASELSIESVGLRGKVLRKVEALKAELTGLDAPDEFLCPITREVMKDPVIAADGYSYEREAIESWISAKNRSSPMTNLPLPTTLVMPNRSLKTAIGRWTVTQ; translated from the exons ATGCTGATAACAGGTCAAGAAAG GAATAACATCTACTGGGACAAAATGGTGTCATTAATCTGCACGCTCCAGGACCATCGAGATGAAGTCAATTGGTGCGCTTTCTCCCCCACACTACTGGCGACTTGCTCCGGGGATAAGACCATACGCATCTATAACACCAATGACTTCTCGGAGCTGCCGTTTTCGCCTCTGTCCGGCCATGGCTATGGAGTTCACTGCTGCAGTTTCAGTGTATGTGGCATCTACCTGGTCACCTGTTCCACAGACGCTTCAACTATCATTTGGAGTATGGCAACAGGTGAGGTAACGGCAAAATTAGAGCATCCTGGACGCAGCCCGGTCAGGGTATGCTCGCTGTCTCCCTACTCCTCACTCCTGCTTTCAGGGGCATCAGATGGAACATTGGCCCTTTGGGATTTCCACACTAAGAAATTACGCAA ATCTAAGGCCGTGACAGAGTCCACGGTGACGGCGTGCTGCTTCACTCCGTGTGGTCAGATGTTTGTGACAGGATGTACATCTGGAGATATCAAAGTGTGGGATCTGGACATGAAGCAGCTCTATGCAGAGAAGGATGCCCATGATATGGGGGTGACCTGCTGCCAGTTTGCACCCCAGTTTGACATTG ATCTCAGTTCAGTGGAGTTTCGATTGGCCTCCTGTGGACAGGACAGTCAACTGAAGGTATGGATCGTATCTCAGCATGGTGCAGCAG CCTGTGAGATGAAGCTGCTTCACACTCTGACTGGCCAGTCGGCCCCTGTGCTCTCCTGTGCCTTCTCATCTGACGGAGAGTTGCTTGTCTCAGG CTCAGTGGATAAAACAGCGACGGTGTACAATGCG AGCGATGGAGTCCTTCTTCACACTTTGAAACGGCATGAGAG cTTTGTGACAGTCTGTGCCTTCTCTCCAACCCTGCCCTTGATGGCTACTGGCTCCATGGACAAAAAGGTCAACGTGTGGAGGATAGCAGATGGAGACAGCGGGCAGG CTGAATCCAGGAACCCTTCATGCCAAG GAGCAGGAAGAAAGCTGCCAGGTCACTCCAGGCTGCTGGTGAGCGACTGGTCCGAGGAGGATGTGTTGGCCTGGCTGAATGAGGAGGGTCTGGAGGAGCTGGTCACCACCTTCACAACCAACAACATAGACGGCCCTGAGCTGCTCTGTCTAACCAAGGAGACCATGGCCTCAGAGCTGAGCATTG AGTCGGTGGGTCTCCGTGGTAAAGTCCTGAGGAAGGTGGAAGCTCTGAAGGCAGAGTTGACGGGACTAGATGCCCCAGATGAGTTCCTCTGTCCAATCACCAGAGAGGTGATGAAGGACCCTGTCATTGCTGCAG ATGGATATTCCTATGAGAGAGAGGCCATTGAGAGTTGGATCAGCGCTAAGAACCGCTCCAGTCCCATGACCAACCTACCTTTACCAACCACTCTGGTCATGCCCAACAGAAGCCTGAAGACCGCTATTGGCCGTTGGACTGTCACTCAGTGA